One Picrophilus oshimae DSM 9789 genomic region harbors:
- a CDS encoding D-glyceraldehyde dehydrogenase, with amino-acid sequence MKIYIDGEWRDSSSGETIKKYNPSTGEVLDTFPAATRNDVDAAIDSAEDAFKRWSDMTSMERSKILYKALELISKDKDQLTDLLIKENGKVKREAMDETEGVIDQLQYYTEFERKLTGDIVEGTSNKRKIFQYKVPYGIVIAITPWNFPAAMVIRKLAPALLTGNTVILKPSSDTPLTAEWLVKKFVDAGIPKGVLNLITGKGSEIGDYIVEHKKVSLITMTGSTSTGQRIMENASKNMAKLILELGGKAPFMVWKDANIERALKSLVWAKYLNVGQSCIAAERLYIHEDIYDEFMKKFIEVSKRIKLGDPESSDMGPLINKSAVETTEKYVDIARSSGYKILLGGKKPELSGKYKNGYFYEPTIIENVPQDSPLFQEEIFGPVIGAESVSSVDELYEKANDSKYGLASYLFTEDPELIFEASEKIRFGELYVNMPGPEASQGYHTGFRLTGQAGEGSKYGISEYLKLKNVYVDYSRGNLSISTVNDDLFKNL; translated from the coding sequence ATGAAAATTTACATAGATGGTGAGTGGAGGGATTCATCCAGCGGCGAGACCATAAAAAAGTACAATCCAAGCACAGGCGAGGTTCTTGATACGTTTCCAGCTGCAACAAGGAATGATGTTGATGCTGCAATTGACTCTGCAGAGGATGCATTCAAAAGATGGAGCGACATGACGTCAATGGAAAGGTCAAAAATACTTTACAAAGCCCTTGAACTAATATCAAAGGATAAAGATCAGCTAACGGATCTTTTAATTAAAGAGAACGGAAAGGTGAAAAGGGAGGCCATGGATGAAACCGAGGGCGTTATAGACCAGTTACAGTATTACACGGAATTCGAGAGAAAGCTAACCGGGGACATCGTTGAGGGCACAAGCAATAAAAGAAAGATCTTTCAATACAAGGTTCCATATGGAATAGTAATAGCAATAACGCCATGGAACTTCCCTGCAGCAATGGTGATAAGAAAGCTTGCGCCTGCACTTTTAACTGGAAACACAGTAATATTAAAGCCAAGCTCAGACACACCATTAACTGCGGAATGGCTCGTGAAAAAATTTGTTGATGCCGGAATACCAAAGGGCGTTTTAAATCTAATAACAGGCAAGGGCTCTGAAATAGGTGATTACATCGTTGAGCATAAAAAGGTATCATTGATAACAATGACTGGATCGACATCCACGGGCCAGAGGATCATGGAAAATGCATCAAAGAACATGGCCAAATTGATACTTGAGCTCGGCGGAAAGGCACCGTTCATGGTCTGGAAGGACGCAAACATTGAAAGGGCATTAAAGTCCCTGGTCTGGGCAAAGTATTTAAACGTTGGCCAGTCATGCATAGCCGCTGAAAGATTATACATACACGAGGATATATACGATGAATTTATGAAAAAGTTCATTGAGGTAAGCAAAAGAATAAAACTTGGAGACCCGGAGAGCTCTGACATGGGCCCATTGATAAATAAAAGCGCGGTTGAAACAACGGAAAAATACGTTGATATTGCAAGGAGCTCGGGATATAAAATACTCCTTGGCGGCAAAAAACCGGAGCTATCAGGAAAATACAAGAATGGATACTTCTATGAACCGACGATAATAGAAAACGTTCCACAGGATTCGCCATTATTCCAGGAGGAGATCTTTGGCCCGGTCATAGGCGCAGAGAGTGTATCCAGTGTCGATGAATTATACGAAAAGGCAAATGATTCAAAGTACGGACTTGCCTCTTATTTATTCACAGAGGATCCTGAGTTAATATTTGAGGCATCCGAGAAGATAAGGTTCGGTGAACTATACGTGAACATGCCAGGGCCTGAGGCATCACAGGGGTATCATACAGGATTCAGATTGACAGGGCAGGCCGGCGAGGGAAGCAAGTACGGAATCTCAGAATACCTAAAGCTAAAGAACGTCTACGTTGACTACTCAAGGGGGAATCTAAGCATAAGCACTGTAAACGACGATCTATTCAAAAATCTTTAA
- a CDS encoding MFS transporter has product MFENRRIDNIPVSPMLLKITALSSMGVFMDGYILTIYSIAYIYMSGYLNPSSNAVITAFMGSSLFIGMLLGGFSMGHLADTLGRKRLYEYDLSLTAVFLILTALSFNVYEFIIFEILAGIGIGADYPISSSIQAEFSPKNTRGRFLIFNIFAWTIGSIVFLLLSIPIIHYTGAYQWRFMYGTAAIIPLIVILSRRTLPESPFWLSHMNMKDKALEVSNRVSSSIGIELNEIPKTESGRSSFRDLFSNRYLKYTVFVSLAWFSYDIASYGVWEYTPSVFFTGSSSIVASVFATILEEIPVFAGFLICIYFIERAGRRDLELIGFGGAAISLFIFEMIYGYVRIDIVFTFLAFATMHLFHNLGPTNITYDYPVEIFPTRIRSTAMGFATSISRIGAILGTIAFPLILYTLNLRYVLIFLIIFELIGFTITFLVAPETKNMELN; this is encoded by the coding sequence ATGTTTGAGAACAGAAGAATTGATAACATACCTGTAAGCCCAATGCTGTTAAAGATAACGGCATTATCATCAATGGGCGTCTTCATGGACGGCTATATTTTAACAATATATTCAATAGCCTATATTTACATGTCAGGTTATTTAAACCCATCCTCAAATGCGGTTATAACTGCATTCATGGGATCCTCGCTTTTTATAGGAATGCTGCTTGGCGGCTTCTCCATGGGGCATCTTGCAGATACCCTGGGAAGGAAAAGATTGTATGAATACGATTTATCATTGACTGCTGTCTTTCTTATACTTACTGCATTATCATTCAATGTCTATGAATTTATAATCTTTGAGATACTTGCAGGAATAGGCATAGGCGCGGATTATCCTATAAGCTCATCGATACAGGCAGAGTTCTCGCCGAAAAACACCAGGGGCAGGTTCCTGATCTTTAACATATTTGCATGGACAATAGGAAGCATCGTCTTTCTTTTATTATCGATACCAATCATACATTACACAGGGGCATATCAATGGCGTTTTATGTATGGAACCGCCGCGATAATACCTTTAATAGTTATATTAAGCAGGAGAACGCTGCCGGAGAGCCCCTTCTGGCTATCGCATATGAACATGAAGGATAAGGCCCTTGAGGTCTCGAACAGGGTCTCATCGTCCATTGGCATAGAATTAAACGAGATACCGAAAACAGAGAGTGGAAGAAGCAGTTTCAGGGATCTTTTTTCAAACAGGTATTTAAAGTACACAGTTTTTGTTTCACTGGCATGGTTTTCATATGATATTGCAAGCTACGGCGTCTGGGAGTACACGCCTTCGGTATTCTTTACTGGAAGCTCAAGCATCGTTGCATCGGTTTTTGCAACAATTCTCGAGGAGATACCTGTCTTTGCAGGCTTTTTAATATGCATATACTTCATTGAAAGGGCAGGCAGGCGTGACCTTGAATTAATAGGCTTCGGCGGTGCTGCCATTTCATTATTTATATTTGAAATGATCTACGGTTATGTAAGAATAGATATAGTATTTACATTTCTTGCATTTGCAACGATGCATTTGTTCCATAACCTTGGACCGACGAATATAACATACGATTATCCCGTTGAGATCTTTCCAACAAGGATAAGGTCAACTGCCATGGGGTTTGCAACATCGATCTCAAGGATAGGCGCAATACTTGGAACAATAGCATTTCCTTTAATATTATACACATTAAATCTAAGGTACGTTTTAATCTTTTTAATAATCTTCGAATTGATTGGATTTACAATAACTTTTCTCGTTGCACCTGAGACAAAGAACATGGAATTGAATTGA